DNA sequence from the Argopecten irradians isolate NY unplaced genomic scaffold, Ai_NY scaffold_0301, whole genome shotgun sequence genome:
CGAAGTCGCATTTGCCACCGACATTGAACAGATGTTCTATTCATTCTTGGTAAGAGAGGACCACCGCGACTTTCTTAGATTTTTCTGGTACAGGGACGAACCCTAGCCAGGACATTATCGAGTATCGTATGAGGGCGCATGTGTTCGGGAACAGCCCCTCACCTGCCATGGCGAATTTTGGATTAAAGAAAAGTGTAGAAGGCCAGAATGTCGATCAAGCAGTAAAAGAATTGGTCAATCGCAATTTCTATGTAGATGACGCCCTCGCGTCTGTGCCAAAGGAAGACGAGGCTATAAGTCTCTTGGAGAGAACCCAAGCAGCTCTCAAGGATGGTGGCAATATTAGACTCCATAAAATTGTATCGAACAGGTCTAAGGTCGTTGGGGCCTTCCCATTGGAAGATCTTGGGAAGGAATTAAAGTCCCTCAAGCTAGAGCAGGACCCCTTGCCAACACACCGCAGTTTGGGCCTTGAATGGGACATGAGTACAGACAATTTCATATTCGATATGGAGGTGAAAGCCAGCGATATAAACCATTAACAAGACGCAGCATGCTATCAGAGTTAAACAGCATCTACGACCCCCTTGGGTTTGTGGCACCAGTTTCTGTACTAGGAAAAATTCTCATGAGGGATATTTCCAAAGGGTACAACTGGGATGATCCTATCAATCCAGCTCTAGAGGAAAAGTGGAACATTTTCAAGGACGCGGTCAAAACGTTGAAAGACCTCCAAATTCCTCGCATGATGATACCTGTATCTCTCAGCACAGCAAACGACATAGAGCTACACATTTTCTCTGATGCCTCAGAAAAAGCTGTTGGTGCCGTTGCCTATCTCAAGGTGGAATCTACGGAAAAGCAGCACACTGGTTTTGTCATGGGAAAAACCAAGTTAGCCCCTTCTCATGGTCACACCATGCCAAGGTTAGAACTTTGCGGAGCCGTGTTAGCTACAGAACTGGCGCACATCATCATCGACAGCTTGGATGTTGAACTGAAAACGGTTCAGTACTACACAGACAGCAAGGTGGTACTGGGCTACATCAACAACAAAACCAGAAGGTTTTATAATTATGTCAGCAACAGAGTGGAACGAATACTTAAATATTCAAGTCCCAAACAATGGAACTACATTTCTACAAAGAACAACCCTGCTGACTGTGGCACTAGAGGTGTATCTTCAGTCGACGAGCTTCAGAAATGGTTGGAGGCACCTAAAATTCTCTGTAAGGAATCAGACGATTTAACACATGTACATGCTGAGGAGTTCCCACTGATTTCTCCTGAAGATGACAAAGAGATCCGAGTTGAAGTTAAGAAAACTGGCATTAAGAACATTTTCTTGGACAACTTCTCAAACAAATTTTCAAACTGGAAACGCTTGGTGAATGTAATAAAACGCATCAAAGAAATGGTCAAGAATTTCAGGAATCGTCGCAAAAAACATGATCCAAACGACGCTACTGAACAAGTCACTCCTAAGTCAGTTGAAAGGCTTCTTCTGTGTATACACCAGCAGGAACACTTTCCTGAAGAAATCGAGTCCTTGAGGACAGGTAGATCAATACCTTCAGCATCAACCATTATCCGACTGTCGCCTATTCTCGACTCGGATGGTTTACTTCGAGTTGGAGGACGCTTGGGACTAAGCTGCTTGCCGATAGGAGAAACGAACCCCATCATCGTGTCGAACAAGTCTCCAATCTCAAAACTTCTTGTAAGGCACTACCATGAGAAAGTAAAACATCAAGGGAGACTATTCACAGAAGGATCTCTCAGAAACCATGGATTATGGATCATCGGTGCAAAGCGATTGATTTCAAGTGTACTTTTCAACTGTGTACCATGCAGGAAACTAAGAGGAAAaacagaatttcagaagatggCAGATCTACCATCAGAGAGACTTGTACCAGCACCACCCTTCACCAATGTTGGCATTGACGCGTTCGGGCCCTGGAATGTTGTAACAAGAAAAACTAGAGGAGGCTCGGCAAACTCAAAACGCTGGGCTATTCTTTTCACGTGCCTCGGTACTAGAGCAGTCCATATCGAAGTAGTAGAAGAAATGAGTACTTCTTCGTTCATAAACGCCTTGCGTCGTTTCATTGCCATCAGAGGCAATGTGAAGGAACTACGATCAGATAGaggaacaaacaaacaaaacaaactttgtTGGAGCCGCGCACATATTCAAGGACATGAACAAAATGCAAGTTGTGAATGTCGAAGACGAGCCAATGAAGGAATTCTTAAAGAACTCTGATCTTGTTTGGAAGTTCAACCCGCCCCACTCCTCTCATATGGGAGGGGTGTGGGAGAGGATGATAGGTATGGCGAGGAAAATTCTGGACGCCATGTTAATGACAGACAATCTCACATCACGAAACCTCACACATGAGGTTCTGGTAACCTTAATGGCCGAAGTGAGTGCCATTATGAACTCGAGACCAGTGGCAGGGATTTCGACTGACCCGGAAGTACCACATATCATGAGTCCAGCTACTCTTCTAACTCAAAAAACATCATCAGAAGCGATGTATGATTGTGCGGACCTGGACACAAAAGATATGTACAGAGAGCAATGGAAAAGAGTAAAATTGCTCTCCGAAATGTTTTGGAGACGTTGGAAGGATGGCTATCTTCAAAGTCTTCAGACCCGCAGGAAATGGAATCAGGTTACTAGAGACATTAAAGAAGGCGATGTGATCCTCCTCAAGGATAAAAACTACTCAAGGATGGAATGGCCGGTTGGAATCGTGGTGAACGCTATTAAGAGCGACAGTGACGGAAGGGTTCGAAAAGCTGAAGTCAGGATTCGAAAGGATGGGTCGGATGTCCAGTATGTTCGTCCAGTCAACGAGATGGTCATGCTTCTTGAGAACTAAAAACGTGAAACTTGTACTTGCCAAACCATGTAAATGTGAACTGTTAGAAATCTCTAATACTCAGACATTTATTTGCGCTTTATTAAATGGCCAGATGGCCTATATGTGTTTTTCTAGAAACCTTTGTAATGTTagattttcaattcattttttgGTTAGAATCTTATATTTTAGTGTTAAGAATGTGACCAGTATTATAATGTTCATAGATCGTAAGAATTTGGTTGTCATTAATTGATTGAGAAATAAGCACTTTTTCTAGTCCCAGTTGTATTACTCTAGTCATTTTGTGTGTTTcatttttcatacattttacttgttaaaattttcacttaaatacatttattacTTTCTAGTCCTATGATTATAGAGAAATATCAAAAGAGATTTGTCTTCGCTAGTGTATCCTAGTCATGATCCATGTTCTTCAATGACtttgcattaaaaaaaaatgcattaaggtagtatgttatattttttgACATTGTATTAAGGTGGTATCCTACATTTTGTAGTTTTACTATTGAGAGTTGTTATGTTTTGCCATAATGTGTTTAAACATGATAAGCTATAGTCAATGTTTTGATACTGTTTATATTAAGTGATATGCTAGATATCAGACAGGGAGTGTACTGTTATCACAGTTAGAATGGTACATATAGCGTGCGGTATAGAGCAAGTCAGAGATTTGAgtaagagttactccccttgaatCGACAGGTGGCGCTCTCTCCATGCCATTACAGTATGGCCGCCATATACGAAGAAGAAATGtgtgtgtaaacaaaacaatcaaaattaGCTACCTTAGAAGTATCACCTATGTAAGTTTTTATTGGTATTGTGTAATATAAACACTTATAAAGAGAAATATATCTATCTGTAGAACTATCATTTCAGTTTAATGTAATAATTTCTGATGTGTAGACAATCGTTCGACGCCTCGTGGTATAACTTCTCCGACCACGTGGTTTACATAAAACTTCGTGACAACATAATAGtgtactacattgtatatcattataataatttacTGCATATCTACAGTTAATATGTTCATAATACTCAAATTTCTAgtattatttctttgtttatcaTTGCTGGAATTACCGTATTTGTCATAATATACTCAGTGTTTACGATATTGGTTTGTAACAAATTGTAAGAATACGTTTGTTTACTTCACAGCTTTTACGATGTCTTGATGGAATAAAGGCAAAATTAACCTGTCAAGCTTCGTTGACTTTCTGTCTAATCGACCAAACGCATCTGGAAAATTGTGGCAGAACATGTATGCTCCAGTCTGGAATGACTCAACGAATTGTTGCTCAAAATTTAAATGTGAGTCAAAGTGTCATCGGGAGACTGGCAACGCTTCCAGGCAACTGGTTCGGTACGTCAGCGACCCAGAAGTGGAAGACCACGATGTACGACAGCCCGTGAGGACCGTACTATTGTCCTACAAGCAAAACGTAATCGGTTTTCGTCTGGTGTTGAGCTGAATACAGACCTGCGCAACCACCAGGGACTGCGTATTTCCTCTCAAACCTACAGAAATCGTCTCCACGAAGCTAACCTTCGGGCTCGTCGGCCAGCTGTGAGGCCCATTTTGACCGCGAGACACAGAGCAGCAAGACTTGATTTTTGCACAAATCATGTTCACTGGCAACTAATACTGTTCACCGACGAGTCGAAATTTTGTGTGGACTTTCACGATGGTAAGAGGCGAGTGTGGCGAGAGAAAAACGAACGATATCGCGACTGCTGTGTGACGCAGCACAATCGTTTTGGTGGAGGTTCAGTAATGGTTTGGGGTGGCATCTCTCGACGGAAAAACGGAGCTGTATATCATTCGGAACGGAACGCTGACTGGACAACGTTATAGGGACGAAATCCTAGACCCTATTGTGCGACCATTCGCGGGTGCATTAGGTCCCGATTTTGTACTCATGGATGATAATGCGCGTCCTCATCGTGCTAGGATCGTAAATGTGTACCTTGAAACGGAAACTATCGAGCGCATGGACTGGCCCGCGGTTTCTCCCGACTTAAATCCTATAGAACACATCTGGGATGTCCTTCAGAGACAGATTCAGAAGCGGGCCGTTCAACCGGCGTCAATTCCTGAACTGGAAATCGCACTGTTAGAGGAATGGCGTAACCTGGCACAATTGACCATCCGTAGACTCATCCGCAGCTTCAGCAGGCGTTGTCGTGCCGTTATTCAGTCCAGAGGAGGTTACACTAAGTACTGATAATCGAATGAACTCCCCAGAATGAAATTGACTTTTCATCACCATATGTGATTTCACTATGAAAATAGGGGTATGCCTTGTCGGATGCCTGTAGTTTGAAAAATGTCttgttttcccgccaaaaatcgTTTccaatgaatgaatgaaatgtTTGGTAAAAAAATACTATACTCAAAACTTTTGACCCTTAACATTATTTGTTGagtatacaaatacatgtatgtaaaaggaactacagtacattgtacatttattaaaaatatattagtaAATCTAAATACTTACTGGTCTCAACGAAACACAGTTTATTGGCAAGCAGCCACAACACTTCTTTTCCATGTCTGTAGGCATCTCTCTACATTTGCCACATCTACACCAACTTGGGATATCATCACCTGCGGGTGGATCATCATGTTGCTCTGGTCCTCCAGATCCTGATGCCTCTTGGCATACTGATGCCTCTTGgcctggccctgcaggtaggcgttagaattgtacctgctgcccctattgcatgatcgtaaaaggcgactaaatttaggatcttatcttttctcttcttcctaactgactttatctttcctaatgcctcccttggcaccgcctcacttttggcctttagttgagcgttcgcccctgtgaggaaggctctgggttctgtcccctggccgagacacaccaaagtctatacaagtggtagtttccgctcctgcttagcgttcagcatacagggagtgggacgactggttcgcccgttgtcagtataatgtgaccgggtggggtgtgttgcttggtgtcttcggcggcatgcttcagtgatatagcactataaagaaggcaacagttccactatacaagaagacacaacacgaacataccgcagtctcccagtactcacctcgcacaacatacacgcaacacaccgcatacatgggaggccgtccttaaatgaccatagctgttaataggacgttaattaatcaaacaaacaaacaaacaagcttcTTGGCAAAGGTCGAACACCAAACCTGGTTGGCGATCAACAAGACGAAGGACGAGGTTCCTCAGTGGCTCTATCTCTATTCTTCTGATGATGTcctataataaatattaataacatcaatatacataATCGTGTTATCATTTGAAtgtaaattattgataaatttatatatgtacattattgcAGTAAATAAATCTAGGTTTCCTAATTCCAAATTTGACCCTTGATAATGTTGCCTTAATTCTCCTTTTTATTCTACAATCACAAATAGTACTTGAGACTGCGATATATGTTCTATTGATTACATACCGAAATGTACTAAATACCTTAAAAAGTACTAGTAGAACAGAAAATGTGATATACATGCTGTCGGGTTTGTGTGGGatatacttatacatgtacgtacatgaaTATTTTAGTATATTCATTACCTCGATTACAGAAGAACTCTTGTTTAATCTTTAACTCTTTACACAGGCTAAACCAATCGGGTTAAAGACAGCTTATACGGTAATTAGTTATCTCAAGCCAAGACATTATTGTGATTATCATATTCACAAGATTTGCTTGCATCAACAGTtgacattatacattgtacatttttttctgaaatagtatatattatattatacacagtttattacatatataaaaacatgtacatatatatacctctGTTTCTCTCCTCCTTTGTTCCCTTAATCGGCTCACTCTGGCTCTATCATCCTCATGCGGAGCATCCACAGTGGCACCTCTTTGTCCCCTTCCTCTGCCCTGTCCTCGTCCTCTTACAACTGCTGGACTAGTAGCTACACGGTCTCCTCCACGACCCCTTGATCGTCCACGTGTCCCTCCTCTCCTCCTAGATCCTTGTCCTATCCTTGGGGGCGTTGGTTGATATTCACTTATCTGATGACAATCAAAGATGATACAGGTACATTATAATGACTAATATCTTACAGCTTAGTCTGAAATTGCATTTATTTCCAGTACCAGATTTAAATGTCAAGTTCTCTTGAAATTCCAATACATAACAATTATActgtttacataaaaaaaaaaaaaaaaaaaaaacaatgcaaATACTAATTATATCCACAAGCAGTCTAGATCTGGTAAACACAATCTCTAAGGTATAACTAATCTGCCCAATGAATATGTTATCTTCATATATATTGAGTGCTTTTTTTAGTAAACAATTATTTCATGGTATTAAACCTGTATCTATATTTGGACAAAACATTTAGTTATGCATATATAGAGAAGTACTGAACATGGATTACATTTTATAatccagaaacatatatacatgtgtgtacatacatgtgtaaaatttgcataattgcaaaaaagtttgcaaaaatgcataatttattatgttattacaAGGACGTATCCTTGGTTATTAGCATGTAAAGTGATGTGGTCGCTAATGACGACTTTAGAGCAAACCCTTCATAAGTATTTTGAAACTATATTGTggaacacgaacataccacagtctcctaaaacacgtacctcgcacttcacacacgctacacactgcatacatgggaggccgtccttacatgaccctggctgttaataggacgttaaaataatcaaacaaacaaatgtataagCATCAATCTGAAATTTCTaaccaaagctgttaataggacgttagttaatcaaacaaacaaacaaatctaacCAGCGACAAGCATATCATATTTGATTTCTCTGATCTTAGATCATAACAAGTAATTCGTTTAATTAGTGAAAAATAGAGGAAAATAAGgatgaaaatattatgaaaaaactGGTCGGAAGAATTGGTCATTTCGGCTCTGACTGAAACGACTGCCCCACAGGCCATCACGCTCCCCGCGCGGGTCGTCCAGTCAGTGTTCGTCCTGATCAAAAGTGATAAGAAACTTATTCACTTAACCACTGTACAACACGGGCCTGCGTCCTCTCGGCGAAATCCATCCCATGCTCCTTTGGGGT
Encoded proteins:
- the LOC138312388 gene encoding uncharacterized protein, encoding MLSELNSIYDPLGFVAPVSVLGKILMRDISKGYNWDDPINPALEEKWNIFKDAVKTLKDLQIPRMMIPVSLSTANDIELHIFSDASEKAVGAVAYLKVESTEKQHTGFVMGKTKLAPSHGHTMPRLELCGAVLATELAHIIIDSLDVELKTVQYYTDSKVVLGYINNKTRRFYNYVSNRVERILKYSSPKQWNYISTKNNPADCGTRGVSSVDELQKWLEAPKILCKESDDLTHVHAEEFPLISPEDDKEIRVEVKKTGIKNIFLDNFSNKFSNWKRLVNVIKRIKEMVKNFRNRRKKHDPNDATEQVTPKSVERLLLCIHQQEHFPEEIESLRTGRSIPSASTIIRLSPILDSDGLLRVGGRLGLSCLPIGETNPIIVSNKSPISKLLVRHYHEKVKHQGRLFTEGSLRNHGLWIIGAKRLISSVLFNCVPCRKLRGKTEFQKMADLPSERLVPAPPFTNVGIDAFGPWNVVTRKTRGGSANSKRWAILFTCLGTRAVHIEVVEEMSTSSFINALRRFIAIRGNVKELRSDRGTNKQNKLCWSRAHIQGHEQNASCECRRRANEGILKEL
- the LOC138312387 gene encoding uncharacterized protein, with the protein product MRAHVFGNSPSPAMANFGLKKSVEGQNVDQAVKELVNRNFYVDDALASVPKEDEAISLLERTQAALKDGGNIRLHKIVSNRSKVVGAFPLEDLGKELKSLKLEQDPLPTHRSLGLEWDMSTDNFIFDMEVKASDINH